NNNNNNNNNNNNNNNNNNNNNNNNNNNNNNNNAAAATCGCGTGGCTCCGCGAATATCTGCCCGCATGCGACATCGGGTTCCTGGCGCCTCCATCCGTGGCCGCGCCATCCGCGGAACCAGCCGTGCAAGAGATGCTCGAGGCGCCCGCGGAGAGCGCCGCGCCCGGCGCGAAGTGAGAAGCGCGGATGGACGCATCCCGTTTCGAACGTGCGTTCGCCGCAATCGACGCCGCGAACAGCGAAGACCCAAACGTGGAGACGCACGAGGGCCGCGCGTACCCTAAGGAATTGCTATACGGGCGGCGGATGAGCGCGTGGCTCGACCGGTTGCGGCCGGACGCGCCGGAAACGCTCCGGCTCGCCTGCCGCGCGCAGCACCTCCAGCGTTGGAAGGTGCCGCGCGACACCTTTCCGAGGGACCGGCGCGGCTATCTCCTCTGGCGCAAACAAATGTATGACTTCCACGCGGAACTGGCCGCGGCGCTCTTGCGCGACGCGGGCTACGGCGACGCGGAAATCGAGCGGGTCGCCTCGCTCATACGGAAACGGCGACTCGGCGCCGATCCCGACGCGCAATCTCTCGAAGATGCGGCATGCCTCGTCTTTCTCGAGTATCATTTCCCCGAATTCGCGGGGAAAACGGAACCGGAGAAGATGGCCGGCATCCTGCGCAAGACCTGGGAGAAGATGAGCGGCCCCGCGCGCGAACTGGCGCAGTCGTTACCCTATCCAGACGCCGCGCGCGGGTTGCTTGAACAGGCGCTGGCCGCCCCGGACGCGCCCGAATGAGCGTGTGCGTCGGTATTGCGGGCGGCACCGGTTCCGGCAAGACCACGCTGGCGCGCGCCCTTGCCGAATCGTTCGGTGGCCATGCCACGGTCATCGCGGAGGACTGGTATTACCGCGATCAGGCGCATATCCCCTTCGAACAGCGCCTGACCGTGAATTACGACCATCCGGACGCCGTCGAGAGGGACCGGCTCGCGCGGGATGTGGCGTTGCTGAAGGCCGGGCATGCCGTTGCCGCGCCGCAATACGATTTCACCACACATACGCGTTGCACCGCGGCAAACGTCGTCGAACCGCGCGCCGTCCTCATCGTCGAGGGGCTGCACGTGCTGTGCGATGAGCCGCTGAGAAGACTGCTCGACTTCAAGGTCTTTCTCGACGCGCCTCCCGACGTGCGCCTCATACGGCGCATCCGGCGTGACGCGGGAGAACGCGCGCGCTCGGTGGAATTGGTGCTCGAGCAATACCTGCGCGACGCGCGGCCCATGCATGAGCTTTTCGTTGCCCCGTCCATACGCTACGCGGACTTGATAATCGAAGAGGATTGCGATACTGCCATGGCCATAGCTCGCATCGTCCAGGTCATGCAGAAGACAGGCGAGCCGAAGTAATTCAGACCCCGACGTCGTCCCCAATATCTTTCCCGGAAATCCGTTGCGCCTCACCCTCAATCTGTCCGCGTCAGAAGGTTGAGTTTGGGCATTACAGGTGCGGTGGGGCGCGCGCTGCGCCGTATCGTAGAAGAGGGATCGGGGCGGCCTCAACTAACTCTGCTACGTTTGTTTTGGTGTCGTGTCCGCACTTCTGTGGAAGCAAAACCAGAGCTCATCGAAACACACAGGCATCCGAGCGCTATTCGCCGCCGAATGGGTCAGGCAAAGGCGAATGCGGCGCGAAATGGGCGCGTTCTTCGGCCGCCTTTATGAATACCGACAGAAGAGTGATGATGGGCAGATAACCTCTTCCCCCGCTGACGTCCGGACATGGCTTCAGTCCGCGGAAGCGTTTCTTGACGCCATCAACAAACTCATCTTGCACAAGCTTGCCCATGATGACCGAGACCACAGGGCCTGGTGAATCTTAGCGCGAACTGACTGGCCGCGTTGAGAAACGAGAAGCGGAACAGCATGTCGCCAATGGAACTTCCTCAATCCGGCCCGACCTCGACGACGCCGAAGGCTTGGGCGCCGTCTGAGGAACCGCTGAGCACTTCCCCGCCCTTGCCGCTTGCCTCCCGATAGCGGGATGCGATTTCGAGCACTGCGTCGCCCGCGCCCGCGCGGCCCAGCACCGCGACGAACCCGCCGCTGCCGCCGCCCGTTATCTTTGCGCCGAAAATACCCCGCCGGGGTCCCGCCTCGCGCGCAAG
The sequence above is drawn from the Candidatus Hydrogenedentota bacterium genome and encodes:
- a CDS encoding HEPN domain-containing protein produces the protein MSALLWKQNQSSSKHTGIRALFAAEWVRQRRMRREMGAFFGRLYEYRQKSDDGQITSSPADVRTWLQSAEAFLDAINKLILHKLAHDDRDHRAW
- the udk gene encoding uridine kinase, with the translated sequence MSVCVGIAGGTGSGKTTLARALAESFGGHATVIAEDWYYRDQAHIPFEQRLTVNYDHPDAVERDRLARDVALLKAGHAVAAPQYDFTTHTRCTAANVVEPRAVLIVEGLHVLCDEPLRRLLDFKVFLDAPPDVRLIRRIRRDAGERARSVELVLEQYLRDARPMHELFVAPSIRYADLIIEEDCDTAMAIARIVQVMQKTGEPK
- a CDS encoding DUF4202 domain-containing protein produces the protein MDASRFERAFAAIDAANSEDPNVETHEGRAYPKELLYGRRMSAWLDRLRPDAPETLRLACRAQHLQRWKVPRDTFPRDRRGYLLWRKQMYDFHAELAAALLRDAGYGDAEIERVASLIRKRRLGADPDAQSLEDAACLVFLEYHFPEFAGKTEPEKMAGILRKTWEKMSGPARELAQSLPYPDAARGLLEQALAAPDAPE